The following nucleotide sequence is from Cottoperca gobio chromosome 20, fCotGob3.1, whole genome shotgun sequence.
AGAGTTTCGGGAAAAGGGTGTTTAATTGTGTATGTTCTGTTGACTTAATGTTTGTTAAGATAGTTTTCAGCACTTTACAGGCCCTTGCATAAAGCTTATGGTGCAGCAACTTGCACgttttttattttcccttgTCTCTTAAATTCAAATTGTTCTAATTATGCACATCatttggaaataaaatgtttgaatttaGCTGAATCTGAACCTGAAGCGCTCTCACTGTCATTTGTCATGTTGCCTTAATGGTCTTTAAGGTCTGATTCCTTCCTGTGACCGAGGTTTGGGGACAAAGTCACCACTGAGCCGCCAAACAACAGCCAGACTTGTATCCAGACAACAGTGGAAAGCATCCTGTCAGCCGATACGAGACGATGTGTCTTTGGGTTGTATTGGGTGATTGTTCAACAACTGTAGTGACAGTACCAGCTGGCATTGCAGCCAGTTGGATTCTATAACACAATAGTTGTTTTATCAGTGATGTTGTATGAACACCTTGGTGTATATACAGTCTAAACACAGCAGGAATTTAATTTAGAATTAAATTGAAGCTCAGCGAGGGCACTCTTTGATCAGGCGACTCAGATATTTATTGACTTAATTACTGTGCTTGTTACTCTTTGGACAAGGGAGGAGTAATAATCCACTCCTGAACTTCTGACGGGGACACAGAGTTGAAGCTTTCTCACCCGAAGGTTTTTTCACTGTCAACAAGCCTTCGCCCCGTCGTAAGTTAGCAGACTGTGtgaaacatacagtatttgCTATGTAACTGCATATTCCACTGATACATTGTGTAACAGCTGTGTGTGGACGAAAGCAGCCTGGGCAGCTTGAAGTTAGAGACTGGGCTTCTTACCAATGTaaaccactttttttttttttttgccgccTGGCCAACAAAAACCAACTCACGACATAACAACTTCCCAGCTGCCCCGATACAATTGCCtttcaaaaaaacaatataagtaTAAGACTAATTTTCTTAGTAATAGATACTCTCTTCTATCAAACTCCTATATTTGCATTGCTTGGTAAGGCTGGTTAAAAGAAATGTGGTTGATACCACTTTCATGTCTGAAGCTTCTGCGGCTGCattggttagcttagcttagcatagcttaACTTAGCttaaagactagaaacaggggGAAAGAGCTAACCCTACGCTTCCTAAGGTAACATAGGCCGCCAAcctgtcatgactctggatttgtgttactgttttatttttgtagagttcacctcccttgtgtcatgtcttttgtttacttcctgtctttgtgtggtttcccgccatcgtcagcgtctgccccgcccctgattgtttccacctgttcccactcacctcttgcataaattgtcctgtctcccttagtcttgtgccagttcgtctggtCATATCCTTGTCAGATCATGTGCAACTACCAGTgttccatgaagtgtgcttttcagagaaatttgtatatcctccatgtgagtgttttgagttgttattttattgttttttggaagtaaagttttttttttttttacactttacatttgtgtctggagtcgtgcaatcgTGGAATCTTCCTTCTCTGTGTTCGAGTCGTAACAGAACGAACTGGCCAGAATGGACTCAACCGACTCCAAAAAGCTTCAGGATCTAGCAGCATGAGAATCAGCTGGTATTAGTCAGTCGAGGAATCCAGGACTTAGCAGACCGTCAAACATAGTTCCAAGTCTCTGTTTTCTCCTGACAACACAGATGCAACAGCTCCTCAATCAACTGCTCCTCCAGTGACGTCACCCGCTGCAGGTTCCTCTTCCCCTGTCTcggttcctgctgccgggccgcagCAGActcccgttcctgctgccggacctccacacacctccgttcctgctgctggacctccgcagacagcgttctcctggcccctcgagaccccagtccctgcgttctcctggcccctcgagaccccagtccttGCGTTCACCTGGCCCCTcaagaccccagtccctgcgttctcctagcccctcgagaccccagtccctgcgttctcctgccccctcgagaccccaatccctgcgttctcctggcccctcgagacccgAGACTCGAGGCCTATTCAAATAGTGGGCCAgatacggcccttctgaacctttttctggcccgcaagaggttgcctgcaaatcgggctgtcatatatatagcataaataaaactaaagcctgattcacaccaaatgcggcAAAAACGCAGCTGTTTCCATTCCACGGcgagctgcagcggcgtccGGGAAAACCGCACTCTGTCCGCacctgccatcggctcagtcaagctcacgctgaacactgggttggcgggccacagagaaagtcaaTCCCTtactccctgctctcttccttctcttcctctctcctcccctccctctcttcttctccctctctatctgtatgcatttatgtaaatgtatgttactaactcatcatccgggccccggagtttctgtctcatgtggcaggttgccactgataaagtttacgtcaggatcaggaatcgtggctgtgcctgctgacctggtcctgctggataccgggaagcctttttgacattttcctggattcatccatactttctcttttttcaacacaacataatttctgtcaaatgttgtatttgtactctGTTGTTTATCCtatacacacgacatctattgcacagtctgtccatcctgggagagggatccctcctcagttgctctccctgaggtttcttccatttttccctgctttaattatggggtttcttttaggacgtttttccttgtgcatatgcgaggttctaaggacagagggtgtcagtaacctgtacagtctgtaaagcacactgagacaaatgtataatttgtgatattgggctatacaaataaatttgatttgatttagctcgacacgctaacaacacgcttcaagatgtttctctccaagccaaagaaacctagagttgattctgaaaatcgtcacttccagagcgaatgAACGGACAGATTtcgagaccccagttcccgTGTTCCCCTTGACTCCCGAGACCCCCGCGTTCCCCTTGACTCCCAAGACCACCGCGTTCCCCTTGACTCCCGAGACCCCCGCGTTCCCCTTGACTCCCGAGACCCCCGTGTTCCCCCTCACTCTCGAGATCCCCGTGTTCCccccgactgtcgagaccccagtgactccggcCAGGCCTCCAGAGCGGCTCCTCCGGCCATTAGCCCGGCCTCCAGTccggcctccagagcggctCCTCCGGcccccagcccggcctccccgAGCTGACTTCACCGGCTTCCAGCCCAGCCTTTCCGCCGGCCTCATGAGTGTCTCCGCCGGCCTCATGAGTGTCTCCACCGGCCTCCTGCGCGGCTCCACCCgtctccagcccggcctcccgagcgactTCACCGGCTTCCAGCCCGTCATTTCCGCTGGCCTCCTAAGTGTCTCCACCGGCCTCCTGCGCGGCTCCACCTgtctccagcccggcctctccgTCGGCCTCCCGAGTGTCTTCGCCGGCTTCCAGCCCGGTCTCTTGCCCGGTCTTTCCGCCGGCCCAACATGGCCTTGGCCACtgtttttttcaatggagtctggtgtgttTGAAGAGAGcctagataacggcttcagttctcCGTCAGAAAGGTCCGACTGACAGCGAGGTAAAGAGgggaaaatattctaaatatagtgtaggcctacacttaaactgatttcTTTAGGTGTGTTAAGCACGTTTTTCTGcagcccccgtccacagcagtaacTTACTTTACTTCCTGCTGGTACTCCAATCTGTTTCTGCAAACTGCCATCTACTAAGTAATACACTGAATATGGAGAAATACATCATACAACCACACTTCAAACATCTGAAATATCCCTTTAAAATTTGTAATTTGTTCAATCTgtgtaaaacaacacattgtggTTTTACAGGGGTTATGTGCCAGACTATTTTCCTGGAAATGAcatagcttcagttagcagttagctgtagCTCAGCCACAGCActggggaactgcagactccctgttgctgctgttacacagttCCAGCTCTCCAATAAACATTAGAGATCGTATGGAcgcagtttagaggtgaaatccTGCCTcatatttctttggagcaggcgGCTCGGAATTACACGTTAAACCTTTAAATGAGATTCACATCAACTCAAAGAATAAAAGTATATCCAAATACAAACCACCACAACACACAGCTTACTATCTCTTCTTTCAAACTGCCTTTAAAGGTTTTGCTCTTTCAAGTCACATTCaacctcttttttttcattcatccattcacaTGCTGCCGATCTCTCTTCCCATGCACGGGGACTCTGCCAGTGCAGTAACAATAGCCTTGGGTGGAGTGCACAGCTGAGCTGGAGTCTGCAACATGTGCTTTGATTGCTGGAATTGTGGACAGAGCGAGGAGCCATCCAGATTTAGTTACTTATTGAATTGTCCAGGTCCGAACTCTGTGCTCCAGACCTGCAGTCGAAAACTGTCCAACACTCATTGGCTTTAACCTGCATGAAAAACAGATGATTGGTTGTTTTGCTCTTGGATTTATTGCACAACCAAATGCACATTGTGCTGCACACTAGTCAAAACAATGCAAATTATATTtcctcaaaatgttttagtttttaattattctCCCTTGATTGCATCTAGAATCATAACACTCGTTGAATCTATGCTATTCCTCTTCCTCGCTTTCCCTCTTGCTCACCACTgcacctctttctctctgctgtacTGGCATCAACACTGGGCTTTGAGAGGCCTCCGGAGAGGGGGAAACATGGGGGAAACTTGGAACAATATATTGTAGGTAAATAAATGCTCTGTCTGAAAAAGAATGCCTTTCCAAAACAGACCCAAGGCCCCTCAGAGCAGCGTGCGTCCCAAATAATGCCCTAATTACtccaataatatgataataacgCTTAGACTTTCTCAAAGTCACTGGGTTCACTTTGCAAACAAGTACCAGCACTCTAAGGGAATATCATCTGGGGCcttgaggagtgtgtgtgtgtgtgtgagtgtgagtgtgagtgtgagtgtgagtgtgagtgtgagtgtgtgtgtgtgtgtgtgtgtgtgtgtgtgtgtgagggagagagagggagagagaggggaagcgAGACCCACAGTGGAAGTGCAGCATTCTATTGAATCCTGGTTTTCCACAATAAAATCCAACTTTTGCCTCCATTGTTTAGTCTTGGATCAGAAGCCTATGGCTCAATACACATTAAGATAGTGTGAAAGGCTGTGAAACAGGTGAATAGCTAATCTGATAATATGGACAATAATATGGCTATAAACCTGCGGAGAGGATCTCAACGCCGTGTCCATCAGAAACTGTGGCTGGCAGGCCGTGCTGGCTGCACAGTGGTCTCACTATTGATACCAGATGAGAGGATGAGTCAAAATACTGAGCAGATGTGATGgagcaggaaaaaaagaaaacaaaatcacatcatatctttaaatatattgaatgggttaaataaatgtatttgtctttgGGTATATTCTgtggaaaatataataaaaagcaGGTTTTTTTCTAAAGTGTGCGCCCAATAGTAGTTCAACTCTTTCACCACAAGTATTCAGAGTTCAGAGGGAGCTGATGGTCTCTTTTAGTTTGGAATAAAAGATGAAAACTGTTCCTCTTTCCTCAGCTGTGTTATTTAGGTACAAATATATAAAGCCAACGTCACATCTCCAATCCTCCTGGGCACTAATACCATGAAGTTGTTCCTGCTAAAGTACAAGAATCAATTCTGCTTAGTGTCCTGGCGTTAAGCAAAGCCCTGGATCAGGTCGAGGAAGTACAAATATTAGCCTGTCATGATTTATGAggaagagctgcaggaggagctgaaATGTATGGATGGAGTGAAACAGAGGAGAACATCTTTGCCGTGCACTCTTCAGTGATATATTCCTGCCACCAGTTCCAGCACCTGAAAAGTTCATCACTTCCAAGATTTTTCGGGAAAGCACCAATGTGTCTGCaaccagagaggaggagggaaagagtgagagaagaaaaagggaggAGGAAAATAGTTCCTGCGTCACGTTTCTTTAATTTGTTCACCAGCTGCCAATGAAAATGATGACCTGCGGAGgttctttccctcctctctcggCTCTGCGTCGGCCCTGGCACAGCACACAGCTGGAGCCACGCACAGAACAAGTGTCAtctttatagttatagttatagctAAGAACACTGATAGGACACATGGATGCAGCTCGCACTGATCTGTCTCATAAAACTGCTGGACTCCTGTCACCCAGGAGTTTATCTTGACCTGTGACCAGGGGGGTTTGTGGGAAGTGCACATTTTATCACCTGCATAAATCACATCCATATTAGCAAACATACTTCAACACATGATGAAAATGTGCTTCTGAGAACCCAGAAAAAGTATTTAATAGTTATTAAATATGCTTAATCCACCTTGGTGATCTTTATTAATCAAAAGTTGTATTTCCACATCCTGCAGCTGCGCAAACTTAAAGCTGATGTCATGATGAAATTGAGCAGCAGTTGCCAGGAATGGATTAGGAAAaaccagaggaggaagaagtactcagatcttttacttcagtaaaactaGTAAAACTAAAGTGTAGAAGTTCTGTGTTACAAGtcaaagtaaatcatttaaatgtacttaaagtagaagaagtaaaagtactgtagAATGGCCAATTTCagaatattatatgttatatgattggattataattattcatgcattaatgtgttcatcactttaaggATGCAGCTGCTAAAGGaggagctttttatttttattttatgaaccaataaagttttatcttaaactataataatacatgataacatattagttgattatattttgcattattaatccaaatctgaaaagtaactaaatctgTCTGattaatgtagtggagtaaaaagtacaatatttccctctgaactggagtgaagtagaagtataaagtagcaggaaatgcaCATACTCAGgtaaagtacctcaacattgtactaAATATAGTACTTGAGTACTTAGTTACTAGTTTCAGGTGATTGGAGGGACTGCGCGTCGACCTCCGAGGCAGGCGCGCACTTCCTGCGTCGTCCACTCCTCTGCCTATATAAACCCCAAAGAAGGACTTCAGCTGAAGCACTCACTAAGTTTGCAAAGCGCAAAAACTTCTCActgccctccctctctccattaCTGAGGCTTTAGAGGTGACACAGCCTGGACACGCAGGCACAAGGTAAAGAAAAGGTAGGAGCAAAGAGTGTGCATGTCTCAGATTTGTGACGCATCACCGCGACAACACTTACAGTTTatcttcttgttttcttcccAGATCACTCCGAGCTTCGGGATATTCTGCCAGTTTCATAAAACCAAACATGAAAGCTCAGCTATTTGCCGTAGACTTAATACTTCTGTGCATATCTTGCGGAGCAAGTGCATTGGCAACGACTGTTCCTGCAGTGTCTGCGTTTCTGCCAGCAGCCAATTTCACCGATGCTGGCGCAGCGTCCAGCTATGGAACAGACTCCACGAGCATTTCTAAAACCAGGAGGAAGAGATACATCAGTCAGAACGACATGCTCGCCATTCTTGACTACCATAACAAAGTGAGAGGGAAGGTGTTTCCCCCAGCATCCAATATGGAATATATGGTAAGAGAAACATTAATTAATCTTTTAATCAATGTGCATTTCCACTTAATGCATGACATTCATGCAGCCATGTGTACCTCCTGTGTTATTATCACATGCATGTTCTGCTAGTGAAATACAAATCTTTAGTCATAGGAAGAGATGGAAAGTCAGATTTTAATAGCTGCAGTTTTGTAAGGAAGCCACACATGTCTTGAGGTTTCTCTGCACGTTCAGCTGTTGAGCAGATCGCTCTGCAGGAGACCACCAGAGTAGTCACTTCCAGAGGAAGCGGGTCACGTGACAGTAGTCGTCACTTGATAGGCAAAATCCAAAAAATCCTGAATCAgacttttaatttaatctatAGTTTAAATCTTCAACATCAGAATAACGTTTAATGTTGTGAAGcagcatgaaaaaaaaatcctaaCACTCAAATCTGTACAAAACTCTTATTGATGCTGTTTTTAGTTAAGTAAACTGAGTCTCTATTATTATGTGAATCAGctcattttactttgaaaggttGTTCCAGCCAAAAGTAGCCACTGTGCTgacatatttccatttttaagaTTGGCTGCATTTCTATTTTCTATAGTTGCACTGGTAATAAGATGCAACAAAGTAACTTAgtcagttatatttatattttatttatatagcacctcaCATTGACATACAGAAAACATGGCGTCTCTCCTCTTGACAAAACTACTGTTGGACGAAGGCTCCGGTCACATTAATTCATGCCCAGTGAAGGAGTCCCATTGGACACTGGGAAACTAACTTTCTCCGCTTATGTAACTGATGCAAAAGTCATCCATCAAGGATGACTTTTGCGTCCTGCCATGGCAACACCCTCACAGAGCCGACTCTTGTCTCACATGCTGGATGAAGATGATCTTTTCTCTTATGTAAtggtctccccccccccccggctcccccccctccccctgtgtgttcaggtgtgggACGACACCCTGGCTAAGACGTCTGAGGACTGGGCTCATGCCTGCCTGTGGGAGCACGGGCCACCTCACCTCCTCAGGTTCCTGGGTCAGAACCTCTCGGTCAGGACAGGACGGtgagtgacctttgacccccctccccctcctcgacatctgctgctcctctcagggacgactctctctctctctctgtctctctgtctctctccctcactgtgtctctctttccccctctctctctcctccctttcctctctctgtctctctccccctccctgtctctctctctctccttctctctctccccttccctctatgtctctctctccccctctctctccgtctctctccctctctctctctctctccccccctctctctctctccgtctctctctccgtctcatctcctcccctctctccctctctcccccctttcctctctctgtctctctccccctccctgtctctctctctctccttctctctccccttccctctatgtctctctctcccccctctctccgtctctctccctctctctctctctccccccctctctctctctccgtctctctctccgtctcatctcctcccctctctccctctctccctctccccctctctctccccatctctctctccatctctctccccttcccctctatgtctctctctctctgtctccctctctctctctccccccccctctctcagcAGTCATGGTCGTTGCCttgccgcccccccccccctccttctttcCCCTGAAGGTCTTTTGCACTGTGACCCGGTGACTGCTTGAGGAATGCTCCTGTGACCCTTCATGTAAACAAAAGTTGTGTTTCCAGCCATGACCCCAGAGGACAAAGGCACATCCCTTTAGTGGGTCTTGACTTTCCATTTGGAAACACGGGGCACCTTCACGTGTTGctacatttttagattttattgaGGAATAACATGAGACCTGGGGGAGCACAGCTCATTCTACTCTGACTAAAAGTCAGCATTTTGCTAACTGTTGTTAAAATGTCTCTACAACGTTTTAGATCTTCCCTTTACCTGAACTGCATGTCCCGAAACACcatgaatgaaaacaatataCAATCATATTCATGGGGAGGTAGATTTCAATGACTGTGGGAGGAAAGGAGCACATGGAGGGAACACACACGAGCATTAaaatagagctgaaacaatcagtcgattaatcgattaagTCGATCGAGAGAAAGATAATTGGTTATAATCGTTTCAGTAATTTCTACAGTGAAACATCTCCAATATTTTCTGATTCCAGGATCTCAAATGAGAAGATATTTTGTCAGATATCATTGCGATATAAATATTTCTGGGTATTTGGATTTCttaacaagacatttgaagacgtcacgtTTGGACAATATTTCTTTGGACAATAATTTCACATTATAGTGAAAGTCCTTCATAGTGTAAACGATTATCGATAAACCGAATAATTTGACGCAGTGTGGCGACGACGTCAGCCTTGTTAGTTTAGTTTCATCAACATGTCTTCTGTTCACAGATATCGATCCATCCTGCAGCTGGTGAAGCCGTGGTACGACGAGGTCAAAGATTACTCCTTCCCGTACCCCCGCGACTGCAACCCCCGATGCCCCCTCAGATGCTATGGACCCATGTGTACTCATTATACACAGGTACACAGACAACCATCAGTATTACACACCAGACATCGGATGATATGAAAGTATCCATACAAAGAATccgtccccatttcatcctatTAATTGGTGTAACAATGGCATTAATGGGTTGTCTCTTTTTTTACAGATGGTGTGGGCGACGTCCAACAAAGTGGGCTGTGCAGTCCACACGTGCCACAACATGAACGTGTGGGGCTCAGTGTGGAAGCGGGCAACGTATTTAGTTTGCAACTACTCACCCAAGTAAGTATAGAGCGTCTCCTTTAGTGTTAGTTACAGGAAGCCTGGTAATTCTAAGGAACCTGTTAACCCGATGAGGCTTAATCCCGACACAGACGGCTCTGTTCTGTGCTGAGTTGGGAAATACCACCCGTGTCGCGGGGAGATTCAGATAACCTCGATACAAGCCTGTGAACCGGTACCGCATTACCAGGAGCCTCGAAACAGAGGACAAGTTCTCGAAAACATTCCAAGAATCAAAGCCCGTTTTGGATTTGTGACTGACATGTGACCCAAGCCCTTTAATCCCACTGGGTAGAGACACGACAAGCAGGCTGAGGACATTGAGGACATATTTTAGCTCGCTAATTGAAAATGTGGCCTTGTGTCTTTCTGCTCTGCAGAGGTCCCTGTGTGTAAGAGAAGCTGAGCTGCCATCTTGAATCTCAATGGTGTCAAGAGCTGCTTAACATTTACATGTTCTCTGATACTTAAGTCAGATCGGTTAAAGTATttcatgtcagaaaatgctgttttcagcctcaagtGTGAAGATTTtctacttttctctgttttacatattcatattaaatgaatatatagttttggacggacaaaacaagacatttaaagacgtcaccttggactttaagaaactgggacggacattttccactattttctgacattttagagaTCAAACttttaatcgataatgaaaataatcgttatttGCAGCTTTACTCACAAAGTCCAGGTTGCTTAAATAAGGACTCACAAAACAATCTCTTCATGActttatgactttatattatttatgtctgATCTCATCTTGAGGGTCatttgttctggagctttcagtcaTATCCCATGATCTTCATCAACAGATAGCGTTTGCTCAGATGTCAAAATTCTAAATTAAGGGCTTTTGGGGAAACTTcagatgaagatcatgtgatttCAGTATTTTCCTCTTTGAAACGGACATTAATCAGAATCAGTTAACGCCTTCATCATCTCTGACTCTGACAGGAAAGCTTTACTGATTCAAGTTAATCTCGTATTCACTCCCCTGACTcggtccctgtctctgtcttccagGGGTAACTGGATCGGAGAGGCTCCCTACAAAGTAGGCGTCCCCTGCTCCGCCTGCCCCCCCAGCTATGGGGGCTCCTGCAGCAACAACATGTGCTTCCCTGCTCTGAAGACAAACTACCTGCACTGGTTCAAATAAACACAGGTTTCCTCTGGACATCAGCTGACATCCCACAGAGACATTATTTCAATCCCGTAAGGATTTGCACAACAGTCGTGGACTATTTTGTATATATGAGtttatttaaagacacaaacatacatttcaagGCAGCAGACGATTTTGATGACTTGTAAATAATCTGTAAATTAATTTGTTACATGAATTTTCTAattgatgaaaaataatttatgtGTAGAATGGGTCCTTAAACTACGATggcgtattagggccattgtaagtaaaacaataaataaaaaacggAGCCGGGGGGGGGGTACTTTAATTATCTCTGAGATTACAGTTGTAAATCTAAgcgaacacattttaaaaaacgaTGTTTTTCTCATAAATTTGTGACTTTATTATCTCAGAGAATTTTCAAGTTTCTTTCTCCTAAATTTGCGACGACAATCTCGGAAATTGTGAGCTTTTTCCTGTAACATTACCGGCTCTGTGGTATATTTCTTAAACCTACAATGGACATTACACGCCGTCGTAACAAACgcagtacatactgtatttggTGCATATTTCACTATGTTATTTTAATGTAGTCATTAAGGACTTAACACGATCACAGCTGCTCACTTTGGTGCTCTGGCATCACACCTTCATGTTGTGTGCGCTGCCTTCACAGGAATGTTGTGATAATAAGATGAAAAGCTTTTGACCTCAGAGGGTGAAACCTACACTGGCAGCTTTGTAGCCGCTGTAGGTAAAACTAACTTCATGCTCGACACGAATGCAAACTCCATTTGA
It contains:
- the pi15a gene encoding peptidase inhibitor 15-A; this translates as MKAQLFAVDLILLCISCGASALATTVPAVSAFLPAANFTDAGAASSYGTDSTSISKTRRKRYISQNDMLAILDYHNKVRGKVFPPASNMEYMVWDDTLAKTSEDWAHACLWEHGPPHLLRFLGQNLSVRTGRYRSILQLVKPWYDEVKDYSFPYPRDCNPRCPLRCYGPMCTHYTQMVWATSNKVGCAVHTCHNMNVWGSVWKRATYLVCNYSPKGNWIGEAPYKVGVPCSACPPSYGGSCSNNMCFPALKTNYLHWFK